From the Sebastes umbrosus isolate fSebUmb1 chromosome 2, fSebUmb1.pri, whole genome shotgun sequence genome, one window contains:
- the LOC119502578 gene encoding FAS-associated death domain protein-like, whose product MSSKLFSSVLLEISNQLSPKELEDLKFLCRDLGKKILEDITSGTGLFQVLTERSQLGADNIDYLSGLLLDINRLDLSNKLNDYSQSGFTDNNQPDQEERDKLDIATDVIAGRLGTRDWRKLGRKLGLNDVKLESISKRHPTEQEETTRAMLKEWRKSREAEARTEELIEALRACNLNETADRVVEKLPPP is encoded by the exons ATGAGCTCTAAACTGTTTAGCAGCGTTCTGCTGGAGATTTCTAACCAGCTGTCACCCAAGGAGCTGGAAGACCTCAAGTTTCTGTGTCGGGACCTCGGTAAGAAAATCCTGGAGGACATCACCAGCGGGACAGGACTGTTCCAGGTCCTGACGGAGAGAAGCCAACTGGGAGCCGACAACATTGACTATCTGTCCGGACTCCTCTTAGACATCAACCGACTTGACCTCTCCAACAAGTTAAACGATTATAGTCAGTCTGGATTTACCGACAACAACCAACCGGACCAGGAGGAGAGAG ACAAACTGGACATTGCCACAGACGTGATCGCTGGGAGGCTGGGAACAAGGGATTGGCGTAAACTGGGCCGCAAACTGGGTTTGAACGATGTCAAGCTGGAGTCCATCTCGAAGAGGCATCCCACCGAACAGGAGGAAACGACGAGGGCGATGCTTAAGGAGTGGAGGAAGAGTCGAGAAGCCGAGGCCCGAACAGAGGAGCTGATAGAAGCCCTGAGAGCCTGCAATTTAAACGAGACGGCTGACAGAGTGGTGGAGAAACTCCCACCCCCCTGA
- the LOC119502567 gene encoding FAS-associated death domain protein-like: protein MSCKPFNSVLLEISNELTGKQLTDLKFLCQDLGIGKRTLESIDTGTRLFQVLTERRLLTADNTETLSGLLSNIKRPDLSDKLNGFSPSGSTDNNQPEQEERDKLDTATDVIAENLGRSWRKLGRKLGLNDVKLDSISKRHPTELEETTREMLKEWRKSRKAEARAEDLIGALRACQFNLTADKVEERLQTP from the exons ATGAGCTGTAAACCGTTTAACAGCGTCCTGCTGGAGATCTCTAACGAGCTGACAGGCAAACAGCTGACGGACCTGAAGTTTCTGTGTCAGGACCTCGGGATCGGTAAGAGAACCCTGGAAAGCATCGACACCGGAACCAGACTGTTCCAGGTTCTCACAGAGAGACGTCTTCTGACAGCCGACAACACCGAGACTCTGTCCGGACTCCTCTCAAACATCAAGCGACCAGACCTCTCAGACAAGTTAAACGGTTTCAGTCCGTCTGGATCCACCGACAACAACCAAccggagcaggaggagagag aCAAACTGGACACTGCCACAGACGTGATCGCAGAGAACCTGGGAAGGTCTTGGCGTAAACTGGGTCGCAAACTGGGTTTGAACGACGTCAAGCTGGACTCCATCTCCAAGAGGCATCCCACCGAACTGGAGGAAACGACGAGGGAGATGCTGAAAGAGTGGAGGAAGAGTCGAAAAGCCGAGGCCCGAGCGGAGGACCTGATAGGAGCGCTGAGAGCCTGCCAGTTCAACCTGACGGCTGATAAAGTGGAGGAACGACTCCAAACCCCCTGA